A single window of Pseudomonadota bacterium DNA harbors:
- a CDS encoding adenylate/guanylate cyclase domain-containing protein has protein sequence MVITAIVIGLYFLNLDFVNKLALQLEDTKFGIRDSLGLVPTANENVVIVAIDEKSVKSLGRYPWDRRVHADLFARLDQASIVGLDIIFGERTTQENDQYLADVISQNENIVCGYLFRNEAVVQTSVEALDLLRHNDSDYLNIEFLDEVVGLGNYKYADINIPEISSSCLTSAFFTNQPDPDGLYRRYPLGYIHQGFVFPPLAVQLVRFYQNKQAAIVLDKDGVKSFRLGEVDLSDENYFKFNFYTLDQDIFISAVDVYDGTVPPDFFKDKVVLVGVTEMGLYDMRPTPVNPVTPGVWLHYTALSNLLNNEILVGSRTLDVSLILFGLLLVFAISFHRILWQRVALYIAVLMLLSVVANGALIAVNIWLREFFAFAGVILLMIVLEIFAFVRTELRAGEVKKAFTSYVSPEVVGEILKDPDKLELGGVEREITVLFSDIRGFTSLSEKVTPTQLVQMLTQIHDPMTNVVLNNKGMLDKYIGDAMMALFNAPLDVANHADKAVHSALAMIETLHEVNGRFRAQGYPEVDVGIGVNTGKCIVGNMGSKVRFEYTAIGDAVNLASRLEGLCKTYKCRVVISDATREQLSDGVLVRQLDRVRVKGKNIPVHIFEAMKTTEDNKQIKQRFEQGLEKYFSQEFSQAMAIFEDLADNMGDKPSEIFIARCKDFIANPPEQDWDGVYSHKTK, from the coding sequence TTGGTAATTACCGCCATCGTAATCGGGCTTTATTTCCTTAACCTTGATTTCGTCAACAAACTTGCCCTCCAGCTTGAAGACACGAAATTCGGTATCCGTGATTCTCTGGGTCTTGTGCCTACAGCCAATGAAAACGTCGTCATTGTCGCAATTGACGAAAAATCCGTAAAAAGTCTGGGCCGTTATCCATGGGACCGCAGGGTTCATGCGGATTTGTTCGCCAGACTTGATCAGGCGAGTATTGTCGGACTCGATATAATCTTTGGCGAGCGGACGACACAGGAAAACGACCAGTATCTTGCCGATGTTATTTCTCAAAACGAAAACATTGTCTGCGGCTATCTTTTTCGGAATGAAGCTGTTGTGCAGACATCAGTCGAAGCTCTGGATTTATTACGGCATAATGATAGTGACTATCTCAATATTGAATTTCTTGATGAAGTTGTCGGCCTCGGCAACTACAAATATGCAGACATCAACATCCCTGAAATATCCTCCTCCTGCCTGACCAGCGCATTTTTTACAAACCAGCCGGATCCTGACGGACTTTATCGGAGGTACCCGCTGGGGTATATCCATCAGGGATTTGTGTTTCCTCCCCTGGCCGTGCAGCTTGTGAGATTTTACCAGAATAAACAGGCCGCAATCGTTCTCGATAAAGACGGGGTGAAGAGCTTTCGCCTGGGTGAGGTTGATCTTTCGGATGAGAACTATTTCAAGTTCAACTTTTATACTTTGGACCAGGATATTTTTATTTCGGCAGTGGACGTGTATGACGGCACTGTTCCCCCTGATTTTTTCAAGGATAAGGTCGTCCTCGTGGGGGTTACTGAAATGGGGTTGTATGACATGCGCCCCACGCCGGTTAATCCTGTGACTCCCGGGGTGTGGCTGCATTATACGGCGCTTTCAAATCTCCTTAACAATGAAATACTTGTTGGATCAAGGACCCTTGATGTTTCACTGATACTATTCGGATTGCTTCTGGTTTTTGCCATCAGTTTTCATCGGATTCTCTGGCAGCGCGTCGCCCTTTATATCGCCGTGCTCATGCTTCTTTCCGTTGTTGCAAACGGCGCACTTATTGCTGTGAATATCTGGCTGCGTGAATTTTTTGCCTTTGCCGGAGTAATTCTGCTGATGATTGTTCTTGAAATTTTTGCCTTTGTGCGTACCGAATTACGCGCCGGCGAGGTGAAAAAAGCCTTTACCTCCTATGTTTCGCCCGAGGTGGTGGGCGAAATCCTCAAAGATCCTGATAAACTGGAACTGGGCGGCGTGGAGCGGGAAATCACCGTGCTGTTTTCCGACATCCGTGGCTTCACCTCCCTTTCCGAAAAGGTGACTCCTACCCAGCTGGTGCAGATGCTGACCCAGATTCACGATCCCATGACCAATGTTGTCTTAAACAACAAAGGCATGCTTGATAAATATATCGGCGATGCGATGATGGCTCTTTTCAATGCACCCCTGGATGTGGCAAATCACGCGGACAAGGCAGTGCATTCGGCCCTTGCAATGATTGAGACCCTGCATGAAGTCAATGGCCGGTTTCGTGCTCAGGGATATCCCGAGGTTGATGTGGGTATTGGCGTCAATACCGGCAAGTGCATTGTCGGCAACATGGGTTCCAAGGTGCGTTTTGAATATACCGCCATCGGCGATGCGGTGAATCTTGCCTCGCGCCTTGAGGGATTATGCAAAACCTATAAATGCCGGGTGGTGATCAGCGATGCAACCAGAGAGCAGCTTTCGGACGGGGTGCTTGTCCGGCAGCTTGACCGGGTGCGGGTAAAAGGCAAAAACATTCCAGTGCATATTTTTGAGGCCATGAAAACCACCGAAGACAATAAACAGATCAAACAACGATTTGAACAAGGGCTTGAAAAATATTTTTCCCAGGAATTTTCGCAAGCCATGGCAATTTTTGAAGACCTCGCAGACAATATGGGAGACAAGCCATCAGAGATATTCATTGCCAGGTGCAAAGATTTTATCGCCAATCCTCCGGAGCAGGACTGGGATGGTGTATATTCTCACAAGACAAAATAG